The following proteins are encoded in a genomic region of Toxotes jaculatrix isolate fToxJac2 chromosome 3, fToxJac2.pri, whole genome shotgun sequence:
- the LOC121179836 gene encoding glutathione peroxidase 1-like yields MAGKVKKFYELTAKLLSGESFSFATLNGKVVLIENVASLUGTTIRDYTQMNELYDRYSAKGLVILGVPCNQFGHQENGNNDEIPRCLKYVRPGNGFEPKFQILEKVDVNGKNAHPLFVYLKEKLPFPSDEAIALMTDPKFIIWSPVCRNDVSWNFEKFLVSPDGEPYKRYSRNFLTIDIEADIQELLKRVK; encoded by the exons ATGGCTGGGAAAGTGAAAAAGTTTTATGAGCTGACAGCTAAGCTGCTGTCTGGGGAATCCTTCAGTTTCGCTACACTCAATGGGAAAGTTGTTCTCATTGAGAATGTGGCGTCTCTTTGAGGAACAACAATCAGGGACTACACTCAGATGAACGAGCTTTACGATCGTTATTCCGCCAAGGGACTCGTTATTCTGGGTGTTCCTTGCAATCAGTTCGGACATCAG gaGAACGGCAACAATGATGAAATCCCAAGATGTCTGAAGTATGTCCGTCCAGGGAATGGCTTTGAACCAAAGTTTCAGATCCTTGAGAAGGTGGACGTGAATGGAAAGAATGCACACCCCTTATTTGTCTATCTGAAGGAAAAGCTGCCTTTCCCCAGTGATGAGGCAATCGCTCTCATGACTGATCCAAAGTTCATCATTTGGAGTCCGGTGTGTAGGAACGATGTCTCCTGGAACTTTGAGAAATTCCTGGTCAGCCCTGATGGAGAGCCTTACAAACGCTACAGCAGAAATTTCCTCACCATTGATATTGAGGCAGACATTCAAGAGCTACTCAAGAGGGTCAAGTAA